The region CTAAGAAAGGTGATTTTGAAAGCGGAAAAGTTTTTGTGCTAATCAATGAGAATAGTGCTTCAGCAAGTGAAATTCTTGCTGGTGCAGTTCAGGACAATGACAGGGGGATTATCATTGGTCGTCGTTCTTTTGGTAAAGGTTTGGTGCAGAGAGAAATGGATTTTGAAGACGGATCAGCAGTAAGGTTGACAGTTGCCCGATATTATACCCCAACGGGACGCTCCATCCAGAAGCCTTATTCTAAAGGAAATGAAGCTTATCTTAAGGAGTCGGAATCTCGTTTTGCAAACGGGGAATTATTCAATAAAGACAGTATCAAAGTAGCCGACAGTCTAAAGTTTAAAACACCAAAAGGGAAAATTGTTTATGGTGGAGGTGGCATCGTTCCGGATTTGTTTGTTCCTATTGAAACAGAGCATGGCGATATTAATGTTTCTTATTTGATGCAAACAGGAATCGTTGGCAGGTTTGTTTTTGAAGAATTGGATAAAAACCGTAACCTTTTTAAAAACACCACTTTTGAGAAACTTAGCACTAAAATGAATGCGAGCGATTTGTATTTTAACTCCTTTCAAAAATATCTTTCAAAAATAGGCTTGGATGTAAATTTAAGAGGCAGTAAAGCCTTGGTCAAGCGTTATCTTGAAGCAGAATTTGCCCGACAATTGTTTGGAGAAAATTATTATTACAAAATTGTTTTAAAGGAGGACGCGATGATCAAACGAGTTTTGAATCGGTTAAATTAGCTGTCCAAAACCCATTTTGGCAATTTTGGCAGGATTTATAAATGAGTCTATTTTTTATTGTCTCAAATAAGTATATTGACTTTTGATTTCGAACCTTAATAGGACTATTTTTTAATACTGTCGTGTGCGTGGGTCTGAATGCCGTTATTCCATAAAGTAAGAATGTCTGTAGCGACAGCGGCTCCGCTTCCTGCGGCAATGGATAATTGGCTTCTCCAGCCGGCAAGTGTACCTGCGACATAAATGCCCTCGGTAACTTTATGATCAACATTTCGTAACTGGATGCGTTGCTTCTCTGGAATCGATTTTTTATGGGGTTCAATGTAGTCCATCAATCCTTCTATTGCAAAGGTGTTTGCTGCTCCAATGGCGACCACGATTATTTTAGACTGATAGCTGTTTTTGTTTGTAGTGATCGTGAATTCAGGGTAGGCTCCTTCTATTTTTAGAACTTTCTCGTTTGGAATTTGAATAAGGTGCGGATAGGTTTCGGATAAATCCCGGGTACTTTCGATTAACAAGTCTGATCCTAGTTTCCCCGGTGGGATTCCGTAGGCGTTGTTAAAAACAGCTTCTTGAAGAGAAGATGTTTTTTGGTGGGTAAAAATACCTATTTTTTTATTGAGGGCAAAGGCTTTGTCTTTTGCAGAGCCTAAGACCAGAGCGCAGGATATGCCTGAAACTCCGCCGCCAATAATAAGGACATCAAACATAATTATAGTTTGTCTTTCATTTTTTCTTCTATTTTTTTAGACATTCTAAAAATTAAAAGAATCAACATCGCGCAGAAAGAGGCTGCAATTCCAATAAAAGCAACTATACTATCTCCTTGAAAAGGATTTTTGAAATCCAGTAATGTGATATTGAAAATAATAAGCGCCAGTGCTAAAACTACTAAGATGTTAGTAAAGATTTTCATAAGTTGATTTTTTATTTCTGTTGTAAATTCAAGATATTCAGTCTGTTTTGAATTTACATTACAATCCATGTAAACTTAGGATTATTTTTACAGCGATAATTAGGGAGTAAATTTATAAAATTTTTTTTTAGAGAAACAAACCTTTAACATTCGCTGCGAATAATTTAACAGCAATAGCCAAAAGGACTACTCCAAAAGTCTTTCGTACAACACCAAGGCCGTTTTTTCCCAGCATTCTTTCTATTTTAGAAGAGGATTTTAAGACAATGTACACCAAGATAACATTAAGGAGTATGGCAATGATGATATTAGTGGTGTGGAATTGTGATTTTAATGAAAGCAATGTGGTCATAGTTCCTGCTCCGGCAATCAAAGGGAAAGCAAGCGGAACTATAGAGGCTGAACTCGCTTCTTCGTCTGTGTAAATTCGTATTCCTAAAATCATTTCCAGTGCTAGAAAAAACAATACAAAGGAACCTGCTACAGCAAAAGAGTTGACGTCGATTCCAATGAGGTCTAAAAGTTCTTCTCCAACAAAAAGAAAAGTTATCAGGATGATTCCAGAGACTACCGAGGCTTTTTCGGATTCGATATGTCCAAACTTAGATCTTAAATTTATGATAATGGGAACAGAACCGATAATGTCAATTACTGCAAATAATACCATTCCTACGGTAATGATTTCTTTTAAGTCTAATCCTAGCATAGTTTTTTATGAGCAAAGTTAAACTTTTTGACTTATTATTGGTTATTTTAGGGAGTAAGTGTTTTATTTTTAATTTTTTGGTTAAGGTCGTGCGGATTGTCTTGTTGGGACTAGGTTTGTGATGTGTTTATCGCTGCTTGACTCTGTGTTGGATTTTGTAGAAAGGTTAAAGTTGGTTTTTATCCGGAGAATAATAGGATACTTTAATTACCTTTGCGTTTAATTATTAAGTACTACAAAGTAATGTTTCAATTAGGAAAAACTATCGTCTCAGAAGACATTTTAGAAAAAGATTTTGTTTGTAATTTATCAGCCTGTAAAGGGGCTTGTTGTGTTGACGGCGATGCCGGCGCACCTTTGAGTCTTGATGAAACTAAAATCTTGGAAGCAATCTATCCTAAGGTAAAACCTTTTTTACGCAAGCAGGGCATCGAGGCAATCGAAGCTCAGGGAACTTGGGTGAATGGTATTGACGGTGATTTAGAAACTCCGCTAATTGACAATAAGGATTGTGCTTACGTAATTTTTGATGGTAAAACCGCCTTGTGTGGAATTGAACAAGCGTATAATCAAGGGGTAATTGACTGGAAAAAGCCTGTTTCTTGTCACCTTTATCCGATTCGGGTGAAAGATTTCTCGGAGTTCGCAGCTGTTAATTATGACAAATGGGATATTTGTGATGCTGCCTGTTCTTTAGGTCAGGAACTTGAAGTTCCTGTATATAAATTTGTTAAAGAAGCGCTGGTTCGAAAGTTTGGTGAAGACTGGTATGCAGAGCTTGAAAAAGTTGCTGAAGAGTTAAAAAAGCAATAAGAGAAAACTATTTTTTTTATTTGTTTTTTGCTTTTATAAATCCTATATTTTACGGCACTTAAGGGTTTTTTATGTTTTGTAAAACACTCATATTCAATTAGATATAAATAAGCTTTAAAAATATTCTATTTCTGTCCTTTGTTAAAAACTAGGGCCGATTGTGAATAAGTTTGGCTTTTAATTGCCGCAATATTTCACAATCTTTGTAACTCTCAAAAAGTATAAAATTCCGTTAAAATCTTTTAAAAAATAAAATTATAATGTCGCAAATTGAACCAATTTTACAAGAGAATAAAAATCGTTTCGTAATTTTTCCTATCAAACATCATGATATTTGGGAATGGTATAAGAAGATGGAGGCCAGTTTTTGGACTGCAGAAGAAATTGATTTATCGCAAGATTTGAATGATTGGAACAATAAGTTAAGTGAAGATGAAAAATATTTCATTAAACATATTCTTGCTTTTTTTGCCGCATCTGACGGAATTGTAAATGAGAATTTGGCTGAAAACTTTGTCAATGAAGTGCAATATGCCGAAGCGAAATTTTTCTATGGTTTTCAAATCATGATGGAGAACATTCACAGCGAAACTTATTCGTTATTGATTGATACTTATGTCAAAGATGAAACCGAGAAAGATGAGCTGTTTAATGCATTGGAAGTATTTCCTGCAATCAAGAAGAAGGCAGATTGGGCTTTGAAATGGATTGAATCGGATTCATTTGCAGAACGTTTGATTGCTTTTGCAGCCGTAGAAGGGATTTTCTTCTCAGGGGCGTTTTGTTCTATTTATTGGTTGAAAAAACGTGGTTTAATGCCAGGATTGACCTTCTCTAATGAATTAATTTCTCGTGACGAAGGTGTTCACTGTGACTTTGCGGTGCATTTGCACAACCACCACTTGGTGAATAAAGTGCCAAAAGACAGAATTAGAAGTATCATTGTAGATGCTTTGAATATAGAAAGAGAGTTTATTACGGAGTCGCTTCCGGTAAGTTTAATAGGGATGAATGCTACATTGATGACGCAATACCTAGAATTTGTTGCGGATCGATTGTTAGTGGAATTGGGTTGTGACAGAGAATACAATACTACAAATCCATTTGATTTTATGGACATGATTTCGCTTCAAGGGAAAACCAATTTCTTTGAGAAAAAAGTGGCCGAATATCAAAAATCAGGTGTGATGAATACGGATAGTGATGCTCAAAAAATATCTTTTGACGCTGATTTTTAAAATTAAAATTTTTATTGAACCTGTAGTTAATTAGTTCTTGACTGGTTTGATTTTTGTTTAATACCTTCCTGTTACTGTGGTTTTAGCCCAGATAGCAGTGGAAATCCTTTTTATTTTTTTTAAATAAAAAGATTGCAACGGATAGCTGGAAGAAGCTCCAAAAAAAGATTACAAATAACGAAAACAGCGAAGGGATTTTCTGTTTTAAAAACAAACAAAAGTATGTACGTAGTAAAAAGAGACGGTCGTAAAGAGCCGGTAATGTTCGACAAAATCACGGATAGAATTAAAAAACTATGCTATGGTTTGAATGATTTAGTAGATGCCGTGAAAGTGGCGATGCGAGTAATTGAAGGACTTTATGATGGAGTTTCTACGTCAGAATTAGATAATTTAGCAGCCGAAACCGCGGCTTCGATGACTATTGCGCATCCTGATTATGCTCAATTGGCGGCGAGAATTGCGATTTCGAACTTGCATTCCAATACTAAAAAATCATTCTCGGAAACAATGAACGATATGTTTCATTATGTGAACCCGAGAAATGGACAAGATGCGCCTTTGCTTTCAGAGGAAGTGCATAAGGTGATTATGGAGAATGCGGAATTCTTGGATTCTCATGTCATCTATAACAGAGATTTTAATTATGACTATTTTGGTTTTAAAACATTAGAGCGTTCTTATTTGTTGAAAATAAACGGTAAAATTGTTGAAAGACCACAACATATGTTGATGCGTGTGTCAGTTGGAATTCACTTAGATGATTTAGAATCGGTGATTGAAACCTATGAGCTAATGTCGAAGAAATTCTTCACTCACGCCACACCAACATTGTTTAATGCAGGAACTCCAAAACCTCAAATGTCTTCTTGTTTCCTTTTGGCCATGCAAGATGATAGTATTGACGGGATTTATGATACTTTGAAGCAAACGGCGAAAATCTCGCAATCAGCAGGTGGAATAGGACTTTCTATTCACAACATCCGCGCGACAGGAAGTTATATACGCGGGACCAACGGAACTTCAAATGGGATTGTTCCTATGTTGAGAGTTTTTAACGACACGGCAAGATATGTTGATCAAGGTGGTGGAAAACGCAAAGGTAGTTTTGCGATTTATATCGAAACTTGGCATGCCGATATTTTTGAATTCTTGGATTTGAAAAAGAATACCGGAAAAGAAGAAATGCGTGCTAGAGATTTGTTCTTTGCTATGTGGACTTCGGATTTATTCATGAAAAGAGTACAGGAAGATGGTATTTGGACCTTGATGTGTCCTAACGAATGCCCAGGATTATATGATGTTTATGGCGAAGAATTTGAAGCTTTGTATGTAAGTTACGAGCAGCAAGGAAAAGGAAGGAAAACGATCAAAGCGCATGAATTGTGGGAGAAAATCTTGGAATCGCAAATTGAGACTGGAACTCCTTACATGTTGTATAAAGATGCGGTCAATAGAAAATCAAATCAAAAAAATCTGGGAACTATTCGTTCATCGAATTTGTGTACGGAGATTATGGAATTTACTTCCAAAGATGAGATTGCAGTTTGTAACTTGGCTTCATTGTCATTGCCAATGTTTGTGGAGAATAATGAATTCAACCACGAATTATTGTTTACCGTTACAAAACGTGTAACCCGAAACTTGAATAGAGTTATTGATAGAAATTATTATCCTGTAAAAGAAGGAGAGAATTCAAATAAACGTCACAGACCTATTGGCCTTGGAGTACAAGGATTAGCGGATGCTTTCATCATGTTGCGTATGCCTTTTACCAGTGATGCAGCTAAGAAACTGAATCAGGAAATTTTTGAAACCCTTTACTTCGCTGCTGTAACGGCTTCGATGGAAATGGCCAAAGAAGAAGGGCCGTATTCTACTTTTGAAGGTTCACCAATGTCTCAAGGAGAGTTTCAGCACAATATGTGGGGAATGAAAGATGAGGAATTATCAGGTCGTTGGGATTGGGCTTCATTGCGTAAAGAAGTGGTAGAGCACGGAGTTCGTAATTCATTGTTAGTTGCGCCAATGCCAACAGCTTCTACATCTCAAATTTTAGGAAACAACGAAGCATTTGAGCCCTATACTTCTAATATTTACACTCGTCGTGTATTGTCAGGAGAATTCATCGTGGTAAACAAACATTTGTTGCATGACTTAGTAGAACTTGGTTTATGGAATGAAACCTTGAAACAAGAACTAATGCGAAATAATGGTTCGGTTCAAGACTTAAATATTCCGCAAGATTTGAAAGAATTGTACAAAACCGTGTGGGAAATGTCTATGAAAGACATTATCGATATGTCACGTCAACGTGGTTATTTTGTAGATCAATCTCAGTCATTGAACTTGTTTATGCAAAATGCCAACTATTCGAAATTGACCTCTATGCATTTCTATGCTTGGCAATCCGGATTGAAAACAGGAATGTATTACTTAAGAACAAAAGCGGCTGTTGATGCAATTAAATTCACATTGAACAACGATAAAAAAGCAGAACCAATTCAGGTATTGTCGAGACCTGTGTCGGCTCCTGTTGCCACTGCTCCGGTAGAATTGACTGCCGAAGAATACAGAGCGATGATCGAATTGGCTAAAAACGCCGATCCGGATGATTGTGAAATGTGTGGGTCGTAAGAATTTTGGAGTGATTAACGATTTTTAATCGAAATTCAATAATTCATAGCTCTTTTGTCATTTCGACGAAGGAGAGTTCTAAAGCAGCTATCATTTTGGTAGCTGCTTTTTTTTTGAGTTAATAAAAAAATAAAATTGCGGTTTATTGATGTAAATAATTTAGTTTGATTAGAATTATAGTCTGCTGATAATTAGTTATATTTGAGTAAGTTATACTTTGTTAGGTTTTTATTTTTTAAAAGATACTAAAACGGTAAAATATGAAAAATATAGAATTTACAATTACGGATGATTTGCTGGCGACTAAACAGCAGCGTCTTCTCAATTTAATCATTGATT is a window of Flavobacterium acetivorans DNA encoding:
- a CDS encoding ribonucleoside-diphosphate reductase subunit alpha — its product is MYVVKRDGRKEPVMFDKITDRIKKLCYGLNDLVDAVKVAMRVIEGLYDGVSTSELDNLAAETAASMTIAHPDYAQLAARIAISNLHSNTKKSFSETMNDMFHYVNPRNGQDAPLLSEEVHKVIMENAEFLDSHVIYNRDFNYDYFGFKTLERSYLLKINGKIVERPQHMLMRVSVGIHLDDLESVIETYELMSKKFFTHATPTLFNAGTPKPQMSSCFLLAMQDDSIDGIYDTLKQTAKISQSAGGIGLSIHNIRATGSYIRGTNGTSNGIVPMLRVFNDTARYVDQGGGKRKGSFAIYIETWHADIFEFLDLKKNTGKEEMRARDLFFAMWTSDLFMKRVQEDGIWTLMCPNECPGLYDVYGEEFEALYVSYEQQGKGRKTIKAHELWEKILESQIETGTPYMLYKDAVNRKSNQKNLGTIRSSNLCTEIMEFTSKDEIAVCNLASLSLPMFVENNEFNHELLFTVTKRVTRNLNRVIDRNYYPVKEGENSNKRHRPIGLGVQGLADAFIMLRMPFTSDAAKKLNQEIFETLYFAAVTASMEMAKEEGPYSTFEGSPMSQGEFQHNMWGMKDEELSGRWDWASLRKEVVEHGVRNSLLVAPMPTASTSQILGNNEAFEPYTSNIYTRRVLSGEFIVVNKHLLHDLVELGLWNETLKQELMRNNGSVQDLNIPQDLKELYKTVWEMSMKDIIDMSRQRGYFVDQSQSLNLFMQNANYSKLTSMHFYAWQSGLKTGMYYLRTKAAVDAIKFTLNNDKKAEPIQVLSRPVSAPVATAPVELTAEEYRAMIELAKNADPDDCEMCGS
- a CDS encoding FAD-dependent oxidoreductase, with the protein product MFDVLIIGGGVSGISCALVLGSAKDKAFALNKKIGIFTHQKTSSLQEAVFNNAYGIPPGKLGSDLLIESTRDLSETYPHLIQIPNEKVLKIEGAYPEFTITTNKNSYQSKIIVVAIGAANTFAIEGLMDYIEPHKKSIPEKQRIQLRNVDHKVTEGIYVAGTLAGWRSQLSIAAGSGAAVATDILTLWNNGIQTHAHDSIKK
- a CDS encoding DUF3109 family protein, translated to MFQLGKTIVSEDILEKDFVCNLSACKGACCVDGDAGAPLSLDETKILEAIYPKVKPFLRKQGIEAIEAQGTWVNGIDGDLETPLIDNKDCAYVIFDGKTALCGIEQAYNQGVIDWKKPVSCHLYPIRVKDFSEFAAVNYDKWDICDAACSLGQELEVPVYKFVKEALVRKFGEDWYAELEKVAEELKKQ
- a CDS encoding ribonucleotide-diphosphate reductase subunit beta, yielding MSQIEPILQENKNRFVIFPIKHHDIWEWYKKMEASFWTAEEIDLSQDLNDWNNKLSEDEKYFIKHILAFFAASDGIVNENLAENFVNEVQYAEAKFFYGFQIMMENIHSETYSLLIDTYVKDETEKDELFNALEVFPAIKKKADWALKWIESDSFAERLIAFAAVEGIFFSGAFCSIYWLKKRGLMPGLTFSNELISRDEGVHCDFAVHLHNHHLVNKVPKDRIRSIIVDALNIEREFITESLPVSLIGMNATLMTQYLEFVADRLLVELGCDREYNTTNPFDFMDMISLQGKTNFFEKKVAEYQKSGVMNTDSDAQKISFDADF
- a CDS encoding MarC family protein translates to MLGLDLKEIITVGMVLFAVIDIIGSVPIIINLRSKFGHIESEKASVVSGIILITFLFVGEELLDLIGIDVNSFAVAGSFVLFFLALEMILGIRIYTDEEASSASIVPLAFPLIAGAGTMTTLLSLKSQFHTTNIIIAILLNVILVYIVLKSSSKIERMLGKNGLGVVRKTFGVVLLAIAVKLFAANVKGLFL